A single window of Butyricicoccus intestinisimiae DNA harbors:
- a CDS encoding sulfide/dihydroorotate dehydrogenase-like FAD/NAD-binding protein, with product MYQILEKRRLSSNVVLLVIDAPYVAKKAEPGQFIILRVDADGERIPLTISAYDRKKGTITIVVQEVGATTMKLGQMNQGDCLHDFVGPLGKASEFDGIKKAAVVGGGLGCAIALPQAQKLHDMGVDVDLIAGFRNTDAIILEDEMKGACSRLTLVTDDGSNGHKGFVTDALKELIEAGNKYDVVIAIGPMIMMKFVCKTTEPYGIKTIVSMNTIMVDGTGMCGGCRLTVGGETKFACVDGPDFDGHQVDFDEAMRRSAIYKPQEQAAREHQCNLMKMEVK from the coding sequence AATTCTTGAAAAGCGTCGTTTGAGTTCAAACGTAGTCCTGCTGGTCATTGATGCACCGTATGTTGCAAAGAAGGCCGAGCCGGGACAGTTCATCATTCTCCGCGTTGATGCGGACGGTGAGCGTATCCCGCTGACCATCTCTGCATACGACCGCAAGAAGGGCACCATCACGATTGTTGTGCAGGAAGTCGGCGCAACGACCATGAAGCTGGGTCAGATGAACCAAGGCGACTGCCTGCATGACTTTGTAGGCCCGCTGGGCAAAGCGTCTGAATTCGACGGCATCAAGAAGGCTGCTGTTGTCGGCGGCGGTCTGGGCTGTGCCATCGCACTGCCGCAGGCACAGAAGCTGCACGACATGGGTGTTGACGTAGATCTGATCGCAGGCTTCCGCAACACTGATGCCATCATTCTCGAAGATGAGATGAAGGGCGCATGTTCCAGACTGACGCTGGTAACCGATGACGGTTCCAACGGTCACAAGGGCTTTGTTACTGATGCGCTGAAAGAACTGATTGAAGCCGGCAACAAGTACGACGTTGTCATTGCCATCGGCCCGATGATTATGATGAAGTTCGTCTGCAAGACGACTGAGCCATACGGCATCAAGACCATCGTTTCCATGAACACCATCATGGTTGACGGCACGGGTATGTGCGGCGGCTGCCGTCTGACAGTTGGCGGCGAGACCAAGTTCGCTTGTGTAGACGGTCCGGACTTCGACGGTCATCAGGTTGACTTCGATGAGGCTATGCGCCGTTCCGCTATCTACAAGCCGCAGGAGCAGGCTGCTAGAGAGCACCAGTGCAATCTCATGAAAATGGAGGTAAAGTAA
- the gltA gene encoding NADPH-dependent glutamate synthase — protein MAKPNMSPVKNPIPEQDPNVRNKNFLEVSLGYDEATAVDEATRCLNCKNKPCVGGCPVNVQIPEFISLIKEGKFLEANAKIKETSSLPAVCGRVCPQESQCESKCVRGIKGEPVGIGRLERFAADYAMAHPSNDPIEVPASNGHKVAVVGAGPAGLTCAGDLVAKGYEVTVFEVLHTAGGVLMYGIPEFRLPKAIVQKEIDTLKAKGVKFMLNFVVGRTETIDDLFAAGYEAIFVGSGAGLPNFMRIPGEGFNGVYSANEYLTRVNLMKAYKEDSDTPIYHAKRVAVFGGGNVAMDAARCAKRMGAEEVYIVYRRSEAELPARKEEVHHAKEEGIIFKLLANPIEIYGDDDFHVKSVHIQNMELGEPDESGRRRPVPIEGSTDVLDVDAVIVAIGTSPNPLIRTTTPGLDANRKGCIVADEVGATSKEGVFAGGDAVTGAATVILAMGAGKKAAAAMDEYIQNKNK, from the coding sequence ATGGCAAAGCCGAATATGTCCCCAGTGAAGAATCCGATCCCGGAACAGGATCCGAACGTAAGAAATAAGAACTTCTTGGAAGTTTCCCTCGGTTATGACGAGGCTACCGCAGTGGACGAAGCAACTCGCTGCTTGAACTGTAAAAATAAGCCGTGTGTTGGCGGCTGTCCGGTAAATGTACAGATTCCGGAGTTCATCTCCCTGATTAAGGAAGGCAAGTTCCTGGAAGCAAACGCAAAGATCAAGGAGACCAGCTCCCTTCCGGCTGTCTGCGGTCGTGTATGCCCGCAGGAGAGCCAGTGCGAGAGCAAGTGTGTCCGCGGCATCAAGGGCGAACCGGTTGGCATTGGCCGTCTGGAGCGCTTTGCTGCTGACTATGCAATGGCACATCCGTCCAACGATCCGATCGAAGTACCGGCATCCAACGGTCACAAGGTTGCTGTTGTCGGTGCAGGCCCTGCTGGTCTGACCTGTGCAGGCGATCTGGTTGCAAAGGGCTACGAGGTTACCGTATTTGAAGTACTGCACACCGCCGGCGGCGTGCTGATGTACGGCATTCCGGAGTTCCGTCTGCCGAAGGCAATCGTACAGAAGGAAATCGACACGCTGAAGGCAAAGGGCGTAAAGTTCATGCTCAACTTTGTTGTCGGCCGTACCGAGACCATCGACGACCTGTTTGCTGCTGGTTATGAGGCTATTTTCGTAGGCTCTGGCGCTGGTCTGCCGAACTTCATGCGCATTCCGGGCGAGGGCTTCAACGGCGTTTACTCTGCAAACGAGTACCTGACCCGTGTAAACCTGATGAAGGCATACAAGGAAGATTCCGATACGCCGATTTACCACGCAAAGCGCGTCGCTGTATTTGGCGGCGGCAACGTAGCAATGGACGCTGCTCGCTGCGCAAAGCGTATGGGTGCTGAGGAAGTATACATTGTATACCGCCGTTCCGAGGCAGAGCTTCCGGCACGTAAGGAAGAAGTTCACCATGCAAAGGAAGAAGGCATCATCTTCAAGCTGCTGGCTAACCCGATTGAGATTTACGGCGATGACGACTTCCATGTAAAGAGCGTACATATCCAGAACATGGAGCTGGGTGAGCCGGATGAGTCCGGCCGCCGTCGTCCGGTTCCGATTGAGGGCAGCACGGACGTTCTCGACGTTGACGCTGTTATCGTTGCAATCGGCACTTCCCCGAACCCGCTGATTCGCACCACGACCCCGGGTCTGGACGCAAACCGCAAGGGCTGCATTGTCGCTGACGAAGTTGGCGCAACCTCCAAGGAAGGCGTATTCGCAGGCGGTGACGCTGTTACCGGCGCTGCTACCGTTATCCTGGCAATGGGCGCTGGCAAGAAGGCTGCCGCTGCTATGGACGAGTACATTCAGAACAAGAACAAGTAA
- a CDS encoding NlpC/P60 family protein yields the protein MSNGWYLISYNGKTGYISSQYTSKSKPNSSPSSANVSITEAIAIARRYIGYPYVWGGNGPDAYDCSGFTKMLYAKMGKTIPRTSYAQYSNCQKVSKSNLKAGDLVFFSTSTPISKIVSHVGFYIGNGYMIHAANTRQGIILDNINSNYYSQRYIGGGRY from the coding sequence TTGTCAAATGGTTGGTATTTAATTTCATATAACGGCAAGACCGGATACATTAGTTCTCAGTACACATCAAAGTCTAAGCCAAATTCCTCCCCATCTTCTGCCAATGTATCTATCACTGAAGCGATTGCCATTGCACGGCGGTATATTGGTTATCCGTATGTTTGGGGTGGCAATGGGCCGGATGCATATGACTGTTCTGGATTCACAAAAATGCTCTATGCAAAGATGGGAAAGACCATCCCTAGAACATCTTATGCTCAGTATTCTAACTGCCAAAAAGTATCAAAATCCAACTTAAAAGCGGGAGATTTGGTGTTCTTTTCAACATCTACACCAATTTCCAAAATAGTTAGTCATGTAGGTTTTTACATCGGAAACGGTTATATGATTCATGCTGCAAATACGAGACAGGGAATCATCTTAGACAATATTAACTCAAATTACTATAGTCAACGATATATCGGTGGCGGAAGATATTAA
- a CDS encoding SH3 domain-containing protein: MKIKKPLLGLLVCASALLSVDKAYAATASVSEDANLRSDPYNTSSIVGTLTTGEQVEIGERRFQRAICQMVGI, encoded by the coding sequence TTGAAAATCAAGAAACCATTATTAGGACTGCTTGTTTGTGCTTCTGCATTATTGTCTGTTGATAAAGCATATGCAGCAACAGCAAGTGTGTCCGAGGATGCCAATCTACGGAGTGATCCTTATAATACGAGTAGTATTGTAGGAACTCTGACAACTGGTGAACAAGTAGAGATAGGGGAGCGACGGTTTCAACGCGCAATTTGTCAAATGGTTGGTATTTAA
- a CDS encoding DUF3791 domain-containing protein → MTANPILLQKKYSRVIECFAKQQGLSLDAALDFFYHSQVYQLIRDGVSDMHCMSDMYLAEELKQEYSDKIKNSK, encoded by the coding sequence ATGACAGCGAACCCGATTTTGCTTCAGAAAAAATATAGTCGTGTTATCGAGTGCTTTGCTAAACAGCAGGGACTTTCACTGGATGCGGCATTAGATTTCTTTTATCACTCTCAGGTCTATCAGTTGATCCGTGATGGCGTTTCCGATATGCACTGCATGAGCGACATGTATCTGGCAGAGGAATTGAAACAGGAGTATTCTGATAAAATTAAAAATAGCAAATAG
- a CDS encoding DUF3990 domain-containing protein, with protein sequence MILYHGSFLEIAKPDLVHSRPNVDFGRGFYVTPLYEQAVKWCGKFKRRGKDGIISRYEYDESRENELKTMEFDSYSEEWLDFILNCRSGKDSTEYDLVVGGVANDKVFNTVELFFDGLIDKVEAINRLRYEKPNLQICFRTESALSLLHFEGSETL encoded by the coding sequence ATGATTCTCTATCATGGTTCTTTTTTAGAGATTGCAAAGCCGGATTTGGTACATTCCCGCCCCAATGTAGATTTCGGGCGTGGCTTCTATGTCACGCCTTTGTATGAACAAGCGGTGAAGTGGTGCGGTAAATTCAAACGCCGTGGGAAAGACGGTATTATTTCTCGGTATGAATACGATGAGAGCAGGGAAAACGAGCTGAAAACAATGGAATTCGATTCTTATTCCGAAGAATGGCTGGATTTTATTCTCAATTGCCGCAGTGGAAAAGATTCAACAGAGTATGATTTGGTTGTGGGTGGTGTTGCCAATGATAAGGTGTTCAATACCGTGGAACTGTTCTTTGACGGGCTGATTGATAAGGTGGAAGCTATCAACCGCCTGCGTTATGAAAAGCCGAACTTGCAAATTTGTTTCCGCACAGAGAGCGCACTGTCTCTGCTACATTTTGAAGGGAGTGAAACATTATGA
- a CDS encoding DUF3791 domain-containing protein, producing the protein MTNEKIKNSSELEFAVFCIENVAAKLDVDAKRVYQAFTEQSDILNGYIVPEYEVLHTQSREYIVNDLLDVMKERGVEI; encoded by the coding sequence ATGACAAATGAAAAAATCAAAAATTCCAGTGAGCTAGAGTTTGCTGTATTTTGTATTGAAAATGTAGCGGCAAAGCTGGATGTGGATGCAAAGCGTGTTTATCAGGCATTTACTGAACAGAGCGATATTCTAAACGGTTACATCGTGCCAGAATATGAAGTACTGCATACCCAGAGTCGGGAATATATTGTCAACGATCTCCTTGATGTTATGAAAGAAAGGGGCGTGGAAATATGA
- a CDS encoding AAA family ATPase — protein MKIKTLKLKNFRYFPDYEIEFHPKCNVLAGMNGKSATLDALSIALNQYLVELNCAKKNPINVEDVYCTATLVGGRIKSERHFPSIIC, from the coding sequence ATGAAAATAAAGACATTGAAACTTAAAAACTTCAGATATTTTCCAGATTATGAAATTGAATTTCATCCAAAATGCAACGTTTTAGCTGGAATGAATGGGAAATCTGCAACTTTAGATGCACTTTCGATTGCTCTGAATCAATACTTGGTGGAATTGAACTGTGCAAAGAAAAATCCTATCAACGTTGAGGATGTTTATTGTACTGCTACGTTAGTTGGAGGACGAATAAAAAGTGAAAGACATTTTCCAAGTATCATCTGTTGA